One Halosegnis longus DNA window includes the following coding sequences:
- a CDS encoding NAD(P)/FAD-dependent oxidoreductase, with protein sequence MHITVAGAGLAGLTAAARLAEAGHEVTVFEERETVGGRVRSTRADGYTFDRGYQVLFTGYPAVQRELDVDALDIGSFVPGATLARDNHRSTLADPLRAPSTLVDSALNRDVRFQDKLNTLRLQRSLARDDYADLLDRDDQTIAEYLREFGFSDAYIERFVAPFYGGITLDRSLQTAANVFQYTYKALSDGKVGLPADGMGAIPEQLAARAREAGARIELGRGVEEVQADDSGATVAVGSETVEADGVVVATDPHAAGELTGVSTPDGAKACVTQHFTFPAHRKLRTGRRIILNMADGRPNTVSPTTDAQPAYTPDDTQLFVANFIGEREESETELAEQVREAMASWYPETRFDEFELRHTDRVEFAQFPQPPGYRGNLPAPDAPDGNAVLAGDYTRWCSIQGSLESGRVAADLAANFA encoded by the coding sequence ATGCACATCACCGTCGCCGGCGCGGGGCTGGCTGGACTCACGGCCGCTGCCCGACTCGCCGAGGCCGGCCACGAGGTCACGGTCTTCGAGGAGCGCGAGACGGTCGGCGGGCGCGTCCGCTCGACCCGCGCGGACGGCTACACCTTCGACCGCGGCTATCAGGTCCTGTTCACGGGATACCCCGCCGTCCAGCGGGAACTCGACGTGGACGCGCTCGACATCGGCTCGTTCGTGCCGGGCGCGACGCTCGCGCGCGACAACCACCGGTCGACGCTCGCCGACCCGCTGCGCGCCCCATCGACCCTCGTCGACTCCGCGCTCAACCGCGACGTGCGTTTTCAGGACAAACTGAACACGCTTCGACTCCAGCGCTCGCTCGCCCGCGACGACTACGCCGACCTGCTCGACCGCGACGACCAGACCATCGCCGAGTATCTCCGCGAGTTCGGCTTCTCGGACGCCTACATCGAGCGGTTCGTCGCCCCCTTCTACGGCGGTATCACGCTCGACCGCTCGCTCCAGACCGCGGCGAACGTCTTCCAGTACACGTACAAGGCGCTCTCCGACGGGAAGGTCGGGCTTCCCGCCGACGGGATGGGCGCCATCCCCGAGCAGTTGGCAGCCCGCGCCCGCGAGGCCGGCGCGCGCATCGAACTCGGTCGCGGGGTCGAGGAGGTACAGGCCGACGACTCGGGCGCGACCGTCGCGGTCGGCTCGGAGACGGTCGAGGCCGACGGCGTGGTCGTCGCGACCGACCCGCACGCGGCGGGGGAGCTGACCGGCGTCTCGACGCCCGACGGCGCGAAGGCGTGTGTGACCCAACACTTCACCTTTCCCGCCCACCGGAAGCTCCGGACCGGGCGGCGCATCATCCTGAACATGGCCGACGGTCGACCGAACACCGTCTCCCCGACGACGGACGCACAGCCCGCCTACACGCCCGACGACACGCAACTGTTCGTCGCGAACTTCATCGGGGAACGCGAGGAGTCCGAGACGGAACTCGCAGAACAGGTCCGGGAGGCGATGGCGTCATGGTATCCGGAGACGCGCTTCGACGAGTTCGAGCTTCGCCACACCGACCGCGTCGAGTTCGCGCAGTTCCCACAGCCGCCGGGCTACCGAGGAAATCTGCCCGCGCCGGACGCGCCCGACGGGAACGCGGTGCTCGCGGGCGATTACACGCGCTGGTGTTCGATTCAGGGGTCGCTGGAATCCGGGCGCGTGGCCGCTGACCTCGCCGCGAACTTCGCGTAA
- a CDS encoding DUF7124 domain-containing protein, with translation MQGGGSTDMTLAFELSALKQLADPESVFADARTWSEYVGVVSDKPTYVVTNFTRKNRIRQDFFSGPRGKAESLENVKRQFDTDRHVFIAPPGEDEDVAAEVGWEFVPIEQAAEAAEWELGDPEATRKAREGDDERDDWP, from the coding sequence ATGCAAGGTGGAGGCTCTACGGACATGACGCTCGCGTTCGAGCTGTCGGCACTCAAACAGCTCGCGGACCCGGAATCGGTGTTCGCGGACGCTCGGACGTGGAGCGAGTACGTCGGCGTCGTCAGTGACAAACCCACCTACGTGGTGACCAACTTCACGCGGAAAAACCGCATCCGGCAGGACTTCTTCTCCGGACCGCGGGGGAAAGCGGAGTCGCTGGAGAACGTCAAGCGCCAGTTCGACACCGACCGTCACGTCTTCATCGCCCCGCCGGGCGAGGACGAGGACGTGGCCGCCGAGGTCGGCTGGGAGTTCGTCCCCATCGAGCAGGCCGCCGAGGCCGCCGAGTGGGAGCTCGGCGACCCGGAGGCGACGCGCAAAGCCCGCGAAGGCGACGACGAACGCGACGACTGGCCGTAG
- a CDS encoding transcription initiation factor IIB produces MSDHLRIHTSEDETETEETSESQTGCPECGGNVTTTSDHETVCEDCGLVVDEDNIDRGPEWRAFDSAEKDKKSRVGAPTTNMMHDKGLSTNIDWRDQDAYGNSLSSNQRQKMQRLRKWNERFRTRDSKERNLKQALGEIDRMASALGLPENVRETASVIYRRALDENLLPGRSIEGVSTSAVYAAARQAGVPRSLDEIADVSRVEKDEIARTYRYVVRELGLEVAPADPESYVPRFASSLGLSDEAENRARQLLKNAKEQGVHSGKSPVGLAAAAVYAAALLTNEKTTQAAVSEVADISEVTIRNRYHELLEAEQGLPMA; encoded by the coding sequence ATGAGCGACCACCTTCGCATTCACACGTCCGAGGATGAGACCGAGACCGAGGAAACGAGCGAGAGCCAGACCGGCTGTCCCGAGTGTGGCGGCAACGTCACCACGACCAGCGACCACGAGACCGTCTGTGAGGACTGCGGGCTCGTCGTCGACGAGGACAACATCGACCGCGGGCCGGAGTGGCGCGCGTTCGACTCCGCCGAGAAGGACAAGAAGTCCCGCGTCGGTGCGCCGACGACGAACATGATGCACGACAAGGGCCTCTCGACGAACATCGACTGGCGCGACCAGGACGCGTACGGCAACTCGCTGTCCTCGAATCAGCGCCAGAAGATGCAGCGGCTCCGGAAGTGGAACGAGCGGTTCCGCACCCGCGACTCCAAGGAGCGCAACCTCAAGCAGGCGCTCGGCGAAATCGACCGCATGGCTTCTGCTCTCGGTCTCCCCGAAAACGTCCGCGAAACAGCGTCGGTCATCTACCGGCGCGCGCTCGACGAGAACCTCCTGCCCGGCCGCTCCATCGAGGGCGTCTCGACCTCGGCCGTCTACGCCGCCGCGCGACAGGCCGGTGTCCCACGCAGCCTCGACGAGATTGCTGACGTGTCCCGGGTCGAGAAGGACGAAATCGCGCGCACCTACCGCTACGTCGTGCGCGAACTCGGCCTGGAGGTCGCCCCCGCCGACCCCGAGAGCTACGTCCCCCGGTTCGCCTCCTCGCTCGGACTCTCCGACGAGGCGGAAAACCGCGCGCGCCAGCTCCTGAAGAACGCCAAGGAACAGGGCGTCCACTCCGGCAAGTCGCCGGTCGGACTCGCCGCCGCCGCGGTGTACGCGGCCGCGCTACTCACGAACGAGAAGACGACGCAGGCTGCCGTCTCGGAGGTCGCCGACATCTCCGAGGTCACCATCCGCAACCGCTACCACGAGCTGCTGGAGGCCGAGCAGGGTCTCCCGATGGCGTAG
- a CDS encoding threonine synthase, whose protein sequence is METTDAFTGLRCTDCETLFDAAEAPGRCPDCGGILDPEYDYDALDVTRATVSGNGRGLWRYESLLPFPESAAVTLDEGNTPLVEAPNLAEELGVGQVYIKDEGRNPTGTFKDRGQAMAVTAAAQHDAETVALATAGNAGQAASAYAANAGMDSETFIPTRASFVNKAMINVHGGEMTVVEGRIGDAGAAYENAIADHPEWHSVKTFVTPYRHEGKKTMLYETVEQLDWEVPDHVVYPTGGGVGLVGMHKAATELQELGLTDDLPAMWAAQSDGCAPIVKAFESGAAEHEPWEQPDTICGGIEIPDPGASPLILDALEESGGGAVATPDKEILEAALTVAQKEGVEMGVTCSAATSGAQKLAEEGAFGEDDIVVLLNTGAGSKDADVIRSHLMSKGI, encoded by the coding sequence ATGGAGACGACGGACGCGTTCACGGGACTGCGGTGTACGGACTGCGAGACGCTGTTCGACGCGGCCGAGGCCCCCGGTCGGTGTCCCGACTGCGGCGGCATCCTCGACCCCGAGTACGATTACGACGCGCTGGACGTGACCCGAGCGACCGTCTCCGGGAACGGACGCGGGCTGTGGCGCTACGAGTCGCTGCTGCCGTTCCCCGAGTCGGCCGCCGTCACGCTCGACGAGGGGAACACCCCGCTCGTGGAAGCGCCGAACCTGGCCGAGGAGCTCGGCGTCGGGCAAGTGTACATCAAGGACGAGGGGCGCAATCCGACGGGGACGTTCAAGGACCGCGGCCAGGCGATGGCCGTGACCGCGGCCGCCCAACACGACGCGGAGACCGTCGCCCTCGCGACGGCGGGCAACGCCGGGCAGGCGGCGAGCGCCTACGCCGCCAACGCCGGCATGGACTCGGAGACGTTCATCCCGACGCGCGCGTCCTTCGTCAACAAGGCGATGATCAACGTCCACGGCGGGGAGATGACGGTCGTCGAGGGGCGCATCGGCGACGCCGGCGCGGCCTACGAGAACGCTATCGCCGACCACCCGGAGTGGCACTCGGTCAAGACGTTCGTGACGCCGTACCGCCACGAGGGGAAGAAGACGATGCTGTACGAGACGGTCGAACAGCTGGACTGGGAAGTGCCCGACCACGTCGTCTACCCGACGGGCGGCGGCGTCGGGCTCGTCGGGATGCACAAGGCCGCGACCGAACTGCAAGAGCTAGGTCTCACCGACGACCTCCCGGCGATGTGGGCCGCACAGTCGGACGGGTGTGCGCCCATCGTGAAGGCGTTCGAGTCCGGGGCAGCGGAACACGAGCCGTGGGAACAGCCCGACACCATCTGCGGGGGCATCGAGATTCCGGACCCCGGTGCGAGCCCGCTCATCCTCGACGCGCTCGAAGAATCGGGCGGCGGCGCGGTCGCCACCCCGGACAAGGAGATTCTGGAGGCGGCACTCACCGTCGCGCAGAAGGAGGGCGTCGAGATGGGCGTCACCTGCTCGGCGGCAACGTCGGGCGCACAGAAGCTCGCGGAGGAGGGTGCGTTCGGCGAGGACGACATCGTCGTCTTACTCAACACCGGCGCGGGGAGCAAAGACGCCGACGTGATTCGCTCACACCTGATGAGTAAGGGTATCTGA
- a CDS encoding DUF5815 family protein: MAEPRVPGGRGEVLELPCGEDKPVYDLDMGLREFECDCGEIHAVVVDVHPLSRFVPESLADVLRGAIETSSGAAFSMTHLMGVVLEEFPEQVVAADVSDDGEVGYAMVWVTDFDSRRLHAVVVELVVELMEHAISHADDESAISNFEEQMHEFDVDEFVAAYRRDREFASEHDSPA; the protein is encoded by the coding sequence ATGGCTGAGCCACGCGTCCCCGGCGGTCGCGGCGAGGTGTTAGAGCTACCGTGTGGCGAGGACAAGCCCGTCTACGACCTCGACATGGGACTGCGTGAGTTCGAGTGCGACTGCGGGGAGATCCACGCCGTCGTGGTCGACGTGCACCCCCTCTCGCGGTTCGTCCCGGAGTCGCTCGCCGACGTGCTACGGGGCGCAATCGAGACGAGTTCGGGCGCGGCATTTTCGATGACACACCTGATGGGGGTCGTTCTGGAGGAGTTTCCCGAGCAGGTGGTCGCCGCCGACGTGAGCGACGACGGCGAGGTGGGGTACGCGATGGTGTGGGTGACGGACTTCGACTCCCGGCGGCTCCACGCCGTCGTCGTCGAGCTCGTCGTGGAGCTGATGGAACACGCTATCAGCCACGCCGACGACGAGAGCGCGATTTCGAACTTCGAAGAGCAGATGCACGAGTTCGACGTGGACGAGTTCGTGGCGGCGTACCGGCGGGACCGCGAGTTCGCCAGCGAACACGACTCGCCCGCGTAG
- the carB gene encoding carbamoyl-phosphate synthase large subunit yields MSDETEDRTILLIGSGPIQIGQAAEFDYSGAQACRALQEEGARVVLVNSNPATIMTDSEMADKVYVEPITVEAISEIIATEQPDGVIAGLGGQTGLNVTAELAEEGVLDEYDVEIMGTPLDTIYATEDRDLFRQRMEAIGQPVPQSTTIELDEGESVTDLTTGGLQDRVDAAVEAVGGLPVISRTTYTLGGSGSGVVDDINELYERVRKGLRLSRNSEVLITESISGWVELEYEVMRDADDSCIIICNMENIDPMGIHTGESTVVTPSQVIPDEGHQEMRDAALGVIRELGIQGGCNIQFAWHDDGTPGGEYRVVEVNPRVSRSSALASKATGYPIARVTAKVALGKRLHEIDNEITGETTAAFEPAIDYVVTKVPRWPIDKFGDVEFELSTAMKSTGEAMSIGRTFEESLLKALRSSEYDPAVDFATVDDETLETEYLTKPTPDRPYALFEAFYRGYDTDELVALTDIHEWYVERFGNVATAAKKAMEGDTDAATAIGFTNQEATALAGGEFNDTHASWLPAALHVETGDEPDEVAADGAGAGAKVETVEETAIDRRFKQVDTCAGEFAASTPYYYSAREPLSEISREEVKVDTDAESVVVVGGGPIRIGQGVEFDYCAVHAVRALREQGLDAHVVNNNPETVSTDYDTSDGLFFEPVTAEEVADAVEATNADGVMVQFGGQTSVNVGEPLERELDRRGLDCEILGTSIEAMDLAEDRDRFNVLMDEMGIAQPEGGTATSEDEALDLADDLGYPVLVRPSYVLGGRAMDVVYSDAELKEYIEEAVRVSPDKPILVDEFLADAVELDVDAVADGEDVLIGGVMEHVESAGVHSGDSACMIPPRSLSAETLERVREVTEDIATALDTVGLLNVQLAVRDGEVYVLEANPRSSRTVPFVSKATGVPIAKLAAKVMAGASLADLGVHEQVPEHVSVKEVVLPFDRLPGSDPRLGPEMKSTGEVMGTARSFGKAYLKAQDATGKPIPTEGTALLDIETLRGLSQKNEDLSDIEESLARNFEVTTPDDYDDLASAVQRGELDLICSRDRDLLETAVEEEITYFSTVPSARAAMEAIETKDEPLDVLALSERPTERRDWGTL; encoded by the coding sequence ATGAGCGACGAGACCGAGGACAGAACCATCCTCCTCATCGGCAGTGGACCGATACAGATTGGACAGGCCGCCGAGTTCGACTACTCCGGTGCGCAGGCGTGTCGCGCACTCCAGGAGGAGGGCGCGCGGGTCGTCCTCGTCAACTCGAATCCGGCCACCATCATGACGGACTCCGAGATGGCCGACAAGGTGTACGTCGAACCCATCACCGTCGAGGCGATTTCGGAGATTATCGCGACCGAACAGCCCGACGGCGTCATCGCCGGGCTCGGCGGCCAGACCGGGCTGAACGTCACCGCTGAACTCGCCGAAGAGGGCGTCCTCGACGAGTACGACGTGGAGATTATGGGCACGCCGCTGGACACCATCTACGCGACCGAGGACCGCGACCTCTTCCGCCAGCGCATGGAGGCCATCGGCCAGCCGGTCCCGCAGTCGACGACCATCGAGCTGGACGAGGGCGAATCCGTGACCGACCTCACGACCGGGGGGCTGCAGGACCGCGTCGACGCGGCGGTCGAGGCGGTCGGCGGGCTGCCGGTCATCTCGCGTACCACCTACACGCTCGGCGGCTCCGGCTCCGGCGTCGTGGACGACATCAACGAGCTGTACGAGCGCGTCCGCAAGGGGCTGCGCCTCTCGCGCAACTCCGAGGTGCTCATCACCGAGTCCATCTCCGGGTGGGTCGAGTTGGAGTACGAGGTGATGCGCGACGCCGACGACTCCTGTATCATCATCTGCAACATGGAGAACATCGACCCGATGGGTATCCACACCGGGGAGTCGACGGTGGTCACGCCCTCGCAGGTCATCCCGGACGAGGGCCACCAGGAGATGCGCGACGCCGCGCTCGGCGTCATCCGCGAACTCGGGATTCAGGGCGGCTGTAACATCCAGTTCGCGTGGCACGACGACGGCACCCCCGGCGGCGAGTACCGCGTCGTCGAGGTGAACCCTCGCGTCTCCCGCTCCTCTGCGCTCGCCTCGAAGGCGACCGGCTACCCGATTGCCCGCGTCACCGCGAAGGTCGCCCTCGGGAAGCGGCTCCACGAAATCGACAACGAGATCACCGGCGAGACGACCGCCGCCTTCGAGCCGGCAATCGACTACGTCGTCACGAAGGTGCCGCGCTGGCCCATCGACAAGTTCGGCGACGTGGAGTTCGAGCTGTCGACGGCGATGAAATCCACCGGCGAGGCGATGTCCATCGGGCGCACCTTCGAGGAGTCGCTGTTGAAGGCGCTGCGCTCCTCGGAGTACGACCCGGCGGTCGACTTCGCGACGGTGGACGACGAAACCCTCGAAACGGAGTATCTGACCAAGCCGACGCCGGACCGCCCGTACGCGCTGTTCGAGGCGTTCTATCGCGGCTACGACACCGACGAACTCGTCGCGCTGACCGACATCCACGAGTGGTACGTCGAGCGCTTCGGCAACGTCGCGACGGCGGCGAAGAAGGCGATGGAGGGCGACACCGACGCCGCCACCGCCATCGGCTTCACGAACCAGGAGGCGACGGCGCTCGCCGGCGGGGAGTTCAACGACACCCACGCCTCGTGGCTGCCGGCCGCGCTCCACGTCGAGACCGGCGACGAACCCGACGAGGTTGCCGCCGACGGTGCGGGTGCCGGCGCGAAGGTCGAGACCGTCGAGGAGACGGCCATCGACCGCCGTTTCAAGCAGGTGGACACTTGTGCTGGGGAGTTTGCCGCATCGACCCCGTACTACTACTCGGCGCGTGAACCCCTCTCGGAGATCTCCCGCGAGGAGGTGAAGGTCGACACCGACGCCGAGAGCGTCGTCGTGGTCGGCGGCGGCCCCATCCGAATCGGACAGGGCGTCGAGTTCGACTACTGTGCCGTCCACGCCGTGCGCGCCCTCCGCGAGCAGGGGCTCGACGCGCACGTCGTCAACAACAACCCCGAGACGGTGTCGACGGATTACGACACCTCCGACGGGCTGTTCTTCGAGCCGGTCACGGCAGAGGAGGTCGCCGACGCCGTAGAGGCGACGAACGCCGACGGCGTGATGGTGCAGTTCGGCGGGCAAACGTCGGTGAACGTCGGCGAGCCGCTCGAACGCGAACTCGACCGTCGCGGCCTCGACTGTGAGATTCTCGGCACGAGCATCGAGGCGATGGACCTCGCGGAGGACCGCGACCGGTTCAACGTCCTGATGGACGAGATGGGCATCGCACAGCCGGAAGGCGGCACGGCGACCTCCGAGGACGAAGCCTTGGACCTCGCCGACGACCTCGGCTACCCGGTGCTCGTGCGCCCGTCGTACGTGCTCGGCGGCCGCGCGATGGACGTGGTCTACTCCGACGCGGAGCTGAAGGAGTACATCGAGGAGGCGGTGCGCGTCTCACCCGACAAGCCGATTCTCGTCGACGAGTTCCTCGCCGACGCCGTGGAACTCGACGTGGACGCCGTCGCCGACGGCGAGGACGTGCTCATCGGCGGCGTGATGGAACACGTCGAGTCCGCGGGTGTCCACTCGGGCGACTCGGCGTGCATGATTCCGCCCCGCTCCCTGTCGGCCGAAACCCTCGAACGCGTACGCGAGGTGACCGAGGATATCGCCACCGCGCTCGACACCGTCGGTCTGCTGAACGTTCAGCTCGCGGTTCGCGACGGCGAGGTGTACGTGCTGGAGGCGAATCCGCGCTCCTCGCGGACGGTTCCGTTCGTCTCGAAGGCGACCGGCGTCCCGATTGCGAAGCTCGCGGCGAAGGTGATGGCCGGCGCGTCGCTCGCCGACCTCGGCGTCCACGAGCAGGTGCCGGAACACGTCTCCGTGAAGGAGGTCGTCCTGCCGTTCGACCGCCTGCCCGGTTCGGATCCGCGTCTCGGCCCCGAGATGAAGTCCACGGGCGAGGTCATGGGAACCGCTCGCTCGTTCGGGAAGGCGTATCTGAAGGCGCAAGACGCCACCGGCAAGCCGATTCCGACGGAGGGCACCGCACTGCTCGACATCGAGACGCTGCGCGGGCTCTCACAGAAGAACGAGGACCTCTCGGACATCGAGGAGAGTCTCGCGCGCAACTTCGAGGTGACCACGCCCGACGACTACGACGACCTCGCGAGCGCGGTCCAGCGCGGCGAACTCGACTTGATCTGTTCGCGCGACCGCGACCTGCTCGAAACCGCGGTCGAAGAAGAGATTACGTACTTCTCCACGGTGCCGAGTGCCCGCGCCGCGATGGAAGCCATCGAGACAAAAGACGAACCGCTCGACGTGCTCGCCCTGTCGGAGCGTCCGACAGAGCGCCGCGATTGGGGGACGTTGTAA
- a CDS encoding helix-turn-helix transcriptional regulator, translated as MRRLVVVATLLLVASTIVVGGVQQTPDADNTVTRIAVQADGDAEWTVTVRTRLETDEERRAYEEFQSRFRENTSEYVSPFRTRIEGVVASGANATGREMRAQNVTAATDIRQLPRRWGVVTYSFTWTQFAATDGESLAAGDVFAGGFFIGENDTLVVTTPPEYTLASVEPTPDSRDDGTVRWRGQRDFADSRPALRFDPVPGGTTAPADTGDGLPLTALAGLFAFAVAALGVGAYLYYGRDETAGGEPSGAEQQNSEPALNGGPDQASGAAAAASDPTLTDGERVEQLLADNDGRLKQGDIAEAFGWSASKTSRVVSQLSDEDRVEKLRIGRENVVSLPEE; from the coding sequence ATGAGACGGCTGGTCGTCGTGGCGACGCTCCTGCTCGTGGCCAGCACCATTGTCGTCGGGGGCGTCCAGCAGACGCCCGATGCCGACAACACCGTCACGCGCATCGCGGTCCAAGCGGACGGCGACGCCGAGTGGACGGTCACCGTCCGGACGCGGCTCGAAACCGACGAAGAGCGCCGGGCGTACGAGGAGTTCCAGTCGCGGTTCAGGGAGAACACCTCCGAGTACGTCTCGCCGTTCCGCACCCGCATCGAGGGCGTCGTCGCGTCGGGTGCGAACGCGACAGGCCGGGAGATGCGCGCGCAAAACGTCACGGCCGCGACCGACATCCGCCAACTGCCCCGCCGGTGGGGCGTCGTCACCTACTCGTTCACGTGGACGCAGTTTGCAGCGACTGACGGGGAGAGCCTCGCCGCCGGTGACGTGTTCGCGGGCGGCTTCTTCATCGGCGAGAACGACACGCTCGTCGTCACGACGCCGCCGGAGTACACGCTCGCGAGCGTCGAGCCGACCCCCGACAGCCGCGACGACGGGACGGTCCGGTGGCGCGGGCAACGCGACTTTGCCGACAGCCGCCCGGCACTCCGATTCGACCCCGTCCCCGGAGGGACGACAGCACCGGCCGACACCGGTGACGGACTGCCACTTACGGCGCTTGCAGGACTATTCGCCTTCGCTGTCGCAGCACTCGGCGTCGGCGCGTATCTGTACTACGGGAGAGACGAGACGGCTGGGGGCGAGCCGTCGGGAGCCGAGCAACAGAACTCGGAGCCGGCACTGAATGGCGGGCCGGACCAAGCGTCAGGAGCAGCGGCGGCCGCGTCGGACCCGACGCTCACGGACGGTGAGCGCGTCGAGCAGTTGCTCGCAGACAACGACGGCCGGCTGAAACAGGGCGACATCGCGGAGGCGTTCGGGTGGTCGGCCTCGAAGACCTCTCGCGTGGTCTCACAGCTATCCGACGAAGACCGGGTAGAGAAGTTGCGTATCGGGCGCGAGAACGTCGTCTCGCTGCCCGAAGAGTAG
- the carA gene encoding glutamine-hydrolyzing carbamoyl-phosphate synthase small subunit translates to METAYVALEGGRVVEARSRAPGTTRGELVFTTAYTGYEESLTDPSYEEQVLTFSYPLIGNYGVREERFESDRVHPRAVVARELTDDVAEWLTEEDVPAIDHLDTRDLVTGIREEGAMKCGIAAGPDATEEAARAELSECKGMSEHTDIGQQVSVAERHTHNPNGDGPHVALVDCGAKGSITSSLVERGAVVDILPYDATAADVEHLDPDILFISNGPGDPENFTAAHALVEEFVGEVPLAGICLGQQVIAGALDGETEKMDFGHRGVNQPVRDLRSGRVVMTTQNHGYTVSEPGRLEVTQVNVNDDTPEGLESDDLDVITRQYHPEANPGPNDSLDFFDDVLALAEDAELTA, encoded by the coding sequence ATGGAAACGGCATACGTCGCGCTGGAGGGTGGCCGTGTGGTGGAGGCCCGCAGTCGCGCACCGGGGACCACCCGCGGAGAACTCGTCTTCACGACCGCATACACCGGCTACGAGGAGTCGCTGACCGACCCCTCCTACGAGGAGCAGGTGCTCACCTTCTCGTACCCGCTCATCGGGAACTACGGCGTCCGCGAGGAGCGGTTCGAGTCCGACCGCGTCCACCCGCGTGCGGTGGTCGCGCGCGAACTCACCGACGACGTGGCCGAGTGGCTCACCGAGGAGGACGTCCCGGCTATCGACCACCTCGACACCCGCGACCTCGTCACCGGCATCCGCGAGGAGGGCGCGATGAAGTGCGGTATCGCCGCTGGTCCCGACGCCACCGAGGAAGCCGCCCGCGCGGAGCTCTCGGAGTGTAAAGGGATGAGCGAACACACCGACATCGGCCAGCAGGTCTCCGTCGCGGAGCGACACACGCACAACCCGAACGGCGACGGTCCACACGTCGCGCTCGTGGACTGTGGCGCGAAAGGCTCCATCACCTCGTCGCTCGTCGAGCGCGGCGCCGTCGTCGACATCCTCCCGTACGATGCGACGGCCGCCGACGTGGAACATCTCGATCCTGACATCCTGTTCATCTCGAACGGACCGGGCGACCCGGAGAACTTCACCGCCGCCCACGCGCTCGTCGAGGAGTTCGTCGGCGAGGTGCCGCTCGCGGGCATCTGTCTGGGCCAGCAGGTCATCGCCGGCGCGCTCGACGGCGAGACCGAGAAGATGGACTTCGGTCACCGCGGCGTCAATCAGCCGGTGCGCGACCTCCGTTCGGGCCGCGTCGTCATGACGACGCAGAACCACGGCTACACCGTCTCCGAACCCGGCCGGCTCGAAGTCACGCAGGTGAACGTCAACGACGACACCCCCGAGGGGCTGGAGAGCGACGACCTCGACGTGATTACGCGCCAGTACCACCCCGAGGCGAACCCCGGGCCGAACGACTCGCTCGACTTCTTCGACGACGTGCTCGCGCTCGCCGAGGACGCCGAGCTGACGGCGTAA
- a CDS encoding DUF7345 domain-containing protein — protein sequence MSRDTTVGTALRRAGLAVLVVAVVASGAGTAAADSHPGEAFVVDLAADGDAEVTLRVTFDLTTNSEREAFETLQANQTEVNEMRDSFASRLAGVASSASEETGRQMEITDAAATVRTESDTGVVELSATWTNLAAVDGEQLTLAEPFASDYSPDREFVVTAPDGYRLSAMPTPDADVAGTLRWSANTSLDGLEVTASPGGPDGTTAAGQPGFTAVGAVAGLLGVGLLARRAS from the coding sequence GTGAGCCGTGACACCACAGTCGGAACCGCGCTGCGGCGAGCCGGTCTCGCCGTGTTGGTCGTCGCGGTCGTCGCGAGCGGCGCAGGCACCGCGGCGGCCGACTCCCATCCCGGTGAGGCGTTCGTCGTCGACCTCGCGGCCGACGGCGACGCCGAGGTGACGCTGCGAGTAACGTTCGATTTGACGACGAACAGCGAGCGCGAGGCGTTCGAGACGCTGCAGGCGAACCAGACGGAGGTCAACGAGATGCGCGACTCGTTCGCGAGTCGACTCGCCGGCGTCGCGTCGTCGGCCAGCGAGGAGACGGGACGGCAGATGGAGATAACGGACGCGGCCGCGACCGTGCGGACGGAGTCTGACACCGGCGTGGTCGAACTCTCCGCGACGTGGACGAATCTCGCGGCGGTCGACGGCGAGCAGTTGACGCTCGCGGAGCCGTTCGCCAGCGACTACAGTCCGGACCGGGAGTTCGTCGTGACAGCACCCGACGGCTACCGGCTCTCGGCGATGCCGACGCCCGACGCTGACGTGGCCGGGACGCTCCGCTGGAGCGCGAACACGTCGCTCGACGGGCTCGAAGTGACGGCGAGTCCGGGCGGTCCGGACGGAACGACCGCAGCCGGCCAACCCGGCTTCACCGCCGTCGGCGCGGTTGCCGGGCTACTCGGCGTCGGCCTGCTCGCGCGGCGCGCGAGCTAA